From Alienimonas californiensis, a single genomic window includes:
- a CDS encoding formyltetrahydrofolate deformylase: MHAVVTAVGPDNRGLADPIIHHLTSAGANLHEIQMYDRDQEHLFAMLVRAEWENDADSAVLRADLDRIGAERGLSVRTWVPGEQAPPRLAICTTYRPEPATAVLRAVRDGRLKAEVSCVLGNRPACRGVAEEFGVPFFDIGDDRGAPDNDRLVDLLDEHAVDYVLLARYMRVLPAGVCWKYAGGRILNLHHGLLPPFPGFRPYEDAHARHMLTYGSTVHFIVPELDAGEQIVHQATFTVPPGTSLKEIKRRGETEHEPAVLVEGVRRVLDGEVALRFHRVVPVT; this comes from the coding sequence ATGCACGCCGTCGTCACCGCCGTCGGCCCGGATAACCGCGGCCTCGCCGACCCGATTATCCATCACCTCACGAGTGCCGGCGCCAATCTGCACGAAATCCAGATGTACGACCGCGATCAGGAACACCTGTTCGCGATGCTGGTGCGGGCCGAGTGGGAGAACGACGCGGACTCCGCCGTGCTGCGGGCGGACCTGGACCGCATCGGGGCGGAACGGGGCCTCAGCGTGAGGACGTGGGTCCCGGGGGAGCAGGCCCCGCCGCGGCTGGCCATCTGCACGACCTACCGCCCCGAGCCGGCGACCGCCGTGCTGCGGGCCGTCCGCGACGGCCGGTTGAAGGCGGAGGTCTCCTGCGTGCTCGGCAACCGCCCCGCCTGCCGCGGCGTGGCGGAGGAGTTCGGCGTGCCGTTCTTCGACATCGGCGACGACCGCGGCGCCCCGGACAACGACCGTCTGGTCGATCTGCTGGACGAACATGCCGTCGACTACGTCCTGTTGGCCCGCTACATGCGTGTGCTGCCGGCGGGGGTCTGCTGGAAGTACGCCGGCGGCCGCATCCTCAACCTGCACCACGGTTTACTGCCGCCCTTCCCCGGATTCCGTCCGTACGAAGACGCCCACGCCCGCCACATGCTGACGTACGGCTCCACGGTGCACTTCATCGTCCCGGAACTGGACGCTGGCGAGCAGATCGTGCACCAGGCGACCTTCACCGTCCCCCCGGGCACGTCGTTGAAGGAGATCAAACGGCGGGGCGAAACGGAACACGAACCCGCGGTGCTGGTCGAGGGCGTCCGCCGCGTGCTGGACGGCGAGGTCGCCCTGCGGTTCCACCGCGTCGTCCCGGTGACCTGA
- a CDS encoding PIN/TRAM domain-containing protein, with product MLLTALRLLYILAASGATAVFVNSLSTARPDLVNAHPFLTWLFVTALMSSLVLVDLIVRRKRIEDISAVYFGVLVGSLLSYLLLQALSPFVAGTSWAGLVEIVVPLALVYFSVSFLLQTKGEFRFIIPYVEFSRELKGGRPLVLDDSALIDGRIVGLAEVGLADTLLVVPDFVINLVQSVADSPEKTRRARGRRGLDMLQKLRDLPGNHVRVEATGEELTGQAAEHRLLTLADELGARVVTNDQNLARAASARGVGSINLNVVANALKPRHLPGDRFNIKIQKRGEAPGQGVGYLDDGTMVVCEEAAPKQGFEVQVEVTSVLQNNSGRMIFSKLAV from the coding sequence ATGTTGCTCACCGCGCTGCGGCTCCTGTACATCCTGGCCGCCAGCGGGGCGACGGCGGTGTTCGTCAATTCGTTGTCGACCGCCCGACCGGACCTGGTCAACGCCCACCCGTTTCTCACCTGGCTGTTCGTGACGGCCCTGATGAGTTCGCTGGTCCTGGTGGACCTGATCGTCCGCCGCAAGCGGATTGAAGATATCTCCGCGGTCTATTTCGGCGTGTTGGTCGGCTCCCTGCTGAGCTATCTGCTGTTGCAAGCCCTCTCGCCCTTCGTCGCCGGCACGAGCTGGGCGGGGCTGGTCGAGATCGTCGTGCCGCTGGCGCTGGTTTACTTCAGCGTCTCGTTTCTGCTGCAGACGAAGGGCGAGTTTCGATTTATTATTCCGTACGTGGAGTTCAGTCGAGAATTGAAAGGCGGCCGGCCGCTCGTGCTGGACGACAGCGCCCTGATCGACGGCCGCATCGTGGGGCTGGCGGAGGTCGGTCTGGCGGACACGCTGCTGGTCGTGCCCGACTTCGTGATCAACCTCGTGCAGTCCGTCGCCGACAGCCCCGAGAAAACCCGCCGGGCCCGCGGCCGCCGGGGGTTGGACATGCTGCAGAAACTCCGCGACCTCCCCGGGAACCACGTTCGTGTGGAGGCGACCGGCGAAGAATTGACTGGCCAAGCCGCCGAACATCGCCTGCTGACCCTCGCCGACGAACTGGGCGCCCGGGTGGTGACGAACGACCAAAACCTCGCCCGGGCGGCGTCGGCCCGGGGCGTCGGCAGCATCAATTTGAACGTCGTCGCCAACGCCCTCAAGCCCCGGCACCTGCCCGGCGACCGGTTCAACATCAAGATCCAAAAACGCGGCGAGGCCCCGGGGCAGGGCGTCGGCTACCTGGACGACGGCACGATGGTCGTCTGCGAGGAAGCTGCCCCCAAACAGGGCTTCGAAGTGCAGGTCGAAGTCACCAGCGTGCTGCAAAACAACAGCGGCCGGATGATCTTTTCGAAGCTGGCGGTGTAG
- a CDS encoding HIT family protein gives MDELTRARLWAPWRLDYIKDPNRAKAPRAADGGGTGCFLCDLAADPAGDAERLVVARRGPAVAVLNRFPYNNGHLLVAPLEHRGDLTELSPEQSAACQSLLSDLCVALRETLNAQGFNVGLNLGAVAGAGLPGHLHWHLVPRWPGDGNFMTVTANASVIPQSLGILHELLVDHARLRGDADGGG, from the coding sequence ATGGACGAGCTAACCCGCGCCCGCCTCTGGGCTCCCTGGCGACTGGACTACATCAAGGACCCGAACCGGGCGAAGGCCCCGCGGGCGGCCGACGGAGGGGGGACCGGCTGCTTCCTGTGCGATCTCGCCGCGGACCCGGCCGGCGATGCGGAGCGGCTGGTCGTCGCCCGTCGGGGGCCGGCGGTCGCGGTGCTCAACCGCTTCCCCTACAACAACGGGCACCTGCTGGTCGCCCCGCTGGAGCACCGCGGCGATCTCACGGAACTCTCGCCAGAGCAGTCCGCCGCCTGCCAGTCGCTGCTGAGCGACCTGTGCGTGGCGCTGCGGGAGACGTTGAACGCCCAGGGGTTCAACGTGGGGCTGAACCTCGGGGCCGTTGCCGGGGCGGGGCTGCCGGGGCATCTGCACTGGCACCTCGTGCCGCGGTGGCCGGGCGACGGGAACTTCATGACAGTCACCGCGAACGCCAGCGTCATTCCCCAGTCGCTGGGAATATTGCACGAGTTGCTGGTCGATCACGCTCGGCTGCGCGGAGACGCCGACGGCGGGGGATAA